Proteins encoded by one window of Sus scrofa isolate TJ Tabasco breed Duroc chromosome 12, Sscrofa11.1, whole genome shotgun sequence:
- the B4GALNT2 gene encoding beta-1,4 N-acetylgalactosaminyltransferase 2 isoform X4, translating to MTSYSPRCLSILKISMVLLVLSVGLFMFQSVFLDTDFSLLNSPIPSPTLDAQTLKLLPEKPDFYGENGLFPKNQCQCDAFGHQESYNLEDAYDPRDLPAVNLRRQAELEHFQRREGLPRPPPLLAQPNLPFGYPVHGVEVMPLHTIPIPGLRFEGPDAPIYEVTLTASLGTLNTLADVPDNVVKGRGQKQLNILTSSRELLNFILQHVTYTSTEYHLHRVDVDAESNLIYPSDSKPTSPDRVSRGQTCAFQRQSAGCFRNTQQVSLESKSSVAKFPVTIRYPVMPKLYDPGPERKLRDLVTIATKTFLRPHKLMTMLRSVREYYPDLTVIVADDSKEPLKITDSHVEYYAMPFGKGWFAGRNLAISQVTTKYVLWVDDDFIFNSKTRIEALVDVLEKTELDVVAA from the exons CCCTAGATGTCTGTCGATCCTCAAGATATCGATGGTGCTTTTGGTCCTGAGCGTTGGACTCTTTATGTTCCAAAGCGTGTTCCTCGATACAGACTTCAGTCTCCTCAACTCACCCATCCCGTCCCCCACCCTGGATGCGCAGACGCTGAAGCTTCTACCTGAGAAACCCGATTTCTACGGTGAAAACGG GCTGTTCCCGAAAAACCAGTGCCAATGTGACGCCTTCGGGCATCAGGAAAGCTATAACTTGGAGGATGCCTACGACCCGCGTGACCTCCCCGCAGTGAACCTGAGGAGACAGGCTGAGCTCGAACACTTTCAGAGGAG AGAAGGGCTCCCTCGCCCACCGCCCCTGCTGGCTCAGCCCAACCTCCCCTTTGGGTACCCGGTCCACGGGGTGGAAGTGATGCCTCTACACACCATCCCCATCCCAG GCCTCCGGTTTGAAGGACCTGATGCTCCCATCTATGAG GTCACCCTGACAGCTTCTCTGGGGACACTGAACACCCTTGCTGACGTCCCAGACAATGTGGTGAAGGGCAGAGGCCAGAAGCAGCTGAACATTTTGACCAGTAGCCGGGAGCTTTTGAATTTCATCCTCCAGCATGTGACATACACGAGCACAGAGTACCACCTCCACAGAGTGGATGTGG ATGCAGAGTCAAACTTAATCTACCCCTCTGATTCCAAGCCCACTTCACCCGACAGAGTCTCACGGGGGCAGACATGTGCGTTTCAGAGGCAGTCAGCAGGTTGCTTCCGGAACACACAGCAGG TGAGTCTGGAGTCCAAGTCCTCAGTGGCCAAGTTTCCAGTGACCATCCGCTATCCTGTCATGCCCAAGTTATATGACCCTGGACCAG AGAGGAAGCTCCGAGACCTGGTGACCATTGCCACCAAAACCTTCCTCCGTCCCCACAAGCTGATGACCATGCTCCGGAGTGTTCGTGAGTACTACCCAGACCTGACGGTGATTGTGGCCGATGACAGCAAGGAGCCCCTGAAAATCACTGACAGCCACGTGGAGTATTACGCCATGCCATTTGGGAAG GGCTGGTTTGCTGGCAGGAACCTGGCCATATCTCAGGTCACCACCAAATATGTGCTCTGGGTGGACGATGACTTCATCTTCAACAGCAAGACCAGGATCGAGGCGCTGGTGGACGTCCTAGAGAAAACGGAACTGGACGTG GTGGCAGCGTGA
- the B4GALNT2 gene encoding beta-1,4 N-acetylgalactosaminyltransferase 2 isoform X5 — translation MTSYSPRCLSILKISMVLLVLSVGLFMFQSVFLDTDFSLLNSPIPSPTLDAQTLKLLPEKPDFYGENGLFPKNQCQCDAFGHQESYNLEDAYDPRDLPAVNLRRQAELEHFQRREGLPRPPPLLAQPNLPFGYPVHGVEVMPLHTIPIPGLRFEGPDAPIYEVTLTASLGTLNTLADVPDNVVKGRGQKQLNILTSSRELLNFILQHVTYTSTEYHLHRVDVVSLESKSSVAKFPVTIRYPVMPKLYDPGPERKLRDLVTIATKTFLRPHKLMTMLRSVREYYPDLTVIVADDSKEPLKITDSHVEYYAMPFGKGWFAGRNLAISQVTTKYVLWVDDDFIFNSKTRIEALVDVLEKTELDVSSLLMGSGACSWGPAHT, via the exons CCCTAGATGTCTGTCGATCCTCAAGATATCGATGGTGCTTTTGGTCCTGAGCGTTGGACTCTTTATGTTCCAAAGCGTGTTCCTCGATACAGACTTCAGTCTCCTCAACTCACCCATCCCGTCCCCCACCCTGGATGCGCAGACGCTGAAGCTTCTACCTGAGAAACCCGATTTCTACGGTGAAAACGG GCTGTTCCCGAAAAACCAGTGCCAATGTGACGCCTTCGGGCATCAGGAAAGCTATAACTTGGAGGATGCCTACGACCCGCGTGACCTCCCCGCAGTGAACCTGAGGAGACAGGCTGAGCTCGAACACTTTCAGAGGAG AGAAGGGCTCCCTCGCCCACCGCCCCTGCTGGCTCAGCCCAACCTCCCCTTTGGGTACCCGGTCCACGGGGTGGAAGTGATGCCTCTACACACCATCCCCATCCCAG GCCTCCGGTTTGAAGGACCTGATGCTCCCATCTATGAG GTCACCCTGACAGCTTCTCTGGGGACACTGAACACCCTTGCTGACGTCCCAGACAATGTGGTGAAGGGCAGAGGCCAGAAGCAGCTGAACATTTTGACCAGTAGCCGGGAGCTTTTGAATTTCATCCTCCAGCATGTGACATACACGAGCACAGAGTACCACCTCCACAGAGTGGATGTGG TGAGTCTGGAGTCCAAGTCCTCAGTGGCCAAGTTTCCAGTGACCATCCGCTATCCTGTCATGCCCAAGTTATATGACCCTGGACCAG AGAGGAAGCTCCGAGACCTGGTGACCATTGCCACCAAAACCTTCCTCCGTCCCCACAAGCTGATGACCATGCTCCGGAGTGTTCGTGAGTACTACCCAGACCTGACGGTGATTGTGGCCGATGACAGCAAGGAGCCCCTGAAAATCACTGACAGCCACGTGGAGTATTACGCCATGCCATTTGGGAAG GGCTGGTTTGCTGGCAGGAACCTGGCCATATCTCAGGTCACCACCAAATATGTGCTCTGGGTGGACGATGACTTCATCTTCAACAGCAAGACCAGGATCGAGGCGCTGGTGGACGTCCTAGAGAAAACGGAACTGGACGTG AGTTCTTTATTGATGGGCTCGGGAGCCTGCTCGTGGGGTCCTGCCCACACGTGA
- the B4GALNT2 gene encoding beta-1,4 N-acetylgalactosaminyltransferase 2 isoform X3 — MTSYSPRCLSILKISMVLLVLSVGLFMFQSVFLDTDFSLLNSPIPSPTLDAQTLKLLPEKPDFYGENGLFPKNQCQCDAFGHQESYNLEDAYDPRDLPAVNLRRQAELEHFQRREGLPRPPPLLAQPNLPFGYPVHGVEVMPLHTIPIPGLRFEGPDAPIYEVTLTASLGTLNTLADVPDNVVKGRGQKQLNILTSSRELLNFILQHVTYTSTEYHLHRVDVDAESNLIYPSDSKPTSPDRVSRGQTCAFQRQSAGCFRNTQQVSLESKSSVAKFPVTIRYPVMPKLYDPGPERKLRDLVTIATKTFLRPHKLMTMLRSVREYYPDLTVIVADDSKEPLKITDSHVEYYAMPFGKGWFAGRNLAISQVTTKYVLWVDDDFIFNSKTRIEALVDVLEKTELDVSSLLMGSGACSWGPAHT, encoded by the exons CCCTAGATGTCTGTCGATCCTCAAGATATCGATGGTGCTTTTGGTCCTGAGCGTTGGACTCTTTATGTTCCAAAGCGTGTTCCTCGATACAGACTTCAGTCTCCTCAACTCACCCATCCCGTCCCCCACCCTGGATGCGCAGACGCTGAAGCTTCTACCTGAGAAACCCGATTTCTACGGTGAAAACGG GCTGTTCCCGAAAAACCAGTGCCAATGTGACGCCTTCGGGCATCAGGAAAGCTATAACTTGGAGGATGCCTACGACCCGCGTGACCTCCCCGCAGTGAACCTGAGGAGACAGGCTGAGCTCGAACACTTTCAGAGGAG AGAAGGGCTCCCTCGCCCACCGCCCCTGCTGGCTCAGCCCAACCTCCCCTTTGGGTACCCGGTCCACGGGGTGGAAGTGATGCCTCTACACACCATCCCCATCCCAG GCCTCCGGTTTGAAGGACCTGATGCTCCCATCTATGAG GTCACCCTGACAGCTTCTCTGGGGACACTGAACACCCTTGCTGACGTCCCAGACAATGTGGTGAAGGGCAGAGGCCAGAAGCAGCTGAACATTTTGACCAGTAGCCGGGAGCTTTTGAATTTCATCCTCCAGCATGTGACATACACGAGCACAGAGTACCACCTCCACAGAGTGGATGTGG ATGCAGAGTCAAACTTAATCTACCCCTCTGATTCCAAGCCCACTTCACCCGACAGAGTCTCACGGGGGCAGACATGTGCGTTTCAGAGGCAGTCAGCAGGTTGCTTCCGGAACACACAGCAGG TGAGTCTGGAGTCCAAGTCCTCAGTGGCCAAGTTTCCAGTGACCATCCGCTATCCTGTCATGCCCAAGTTATATGACCCTGGACCAG AGAGGAAGCTCCGAGACCTGGTGACCATTGCCACCAAAACCTTCCTCCGTCCCCACAAGCTGATGACCATGCTCCGGAGTGTTCGTGAGTACTACCCAGACCTGACGGTGATTGTGGCCGATGACAGCAAGGAGCCCCTGAAAATCACTGACAGCCACGTGGAGTATTACGCCATGCCATTTGGGAAG GGCTGGTTTGCTGGCAGGAACCTGGCCATATCTCAGGTCACCACCAAATATGTGCTCTGGGTGGACGATGACTTCATCTTCAACAGCAAGACCAGGATCGAGGCGCTGGTGGACGTCCTAGAGAAAACGGAACTGGACGTG AGTTCTTTATTGATGGGCTCGGGAGCCTGCTCGTGGGGTCCTGCCCACACGTGA
- the B4GALNT2 gene encoding beta-1,4 N-acetylgalactosaminyltransferase 2 isoform X1, with product MTSYSPRCLSILKISMVLLVLSVGLFMFQSVFLDTDFSLLNSPIPSPTLDAQTLKLLPEKPDFYGENGLFPKNQCQCDAFGHQESYNLEDAYDPRDLPAVNLRRQAELEHFQRREGLPRPPPLLAQPNLPFGYPVHGVEVMPLHTIPIPGLRFEGPDAPIYEVTLTASLGTLNTLADVPDNVVKGRGQKQLNILTSSRELLNFILQHVTYTSTEYHLHRVDVDAESNLIYPSDSKPTSPDRVSRGQTCAFQRQSAGCFRNTQQVSLESKSSVAKFPVTIRYPVMPKLYDPGPERKLRDLVTIATKTFLRPHKLMTMLRSVREYYPDLTVIVADDSKEPLKITDSHVEYYAMPFGKGWFAGRNLAISQVTTKYVLWVDDDFIFNSKTRIEALVDVLEKTELDVVGGSVIENTFQFKLLLEQGKNGYCLHQQPGFFRPVDGFPDCVVTSGVVNFFLAHTERLQRTGFDPRLQRVAHSEFFIDGLGSLLVGSCPHVIIGHQPHLPVMDPELATLEGNYTSYRANTEAQIKFKLALHYFKNYLQCVT from the exons CCCTAGATGTCTGTCGATCCTCAAGATATCGATGGTGCTTTTGGTCCTGAGCGTTGGACTCTTTATGTTCCAAAGCGTGTTCCTCGATACAGACTTCAGTCTCCTCAACTCACCCATCCCGTCCCCCACCCTGGATGCGCAGACGCTGAAGCTTCTACCTGAGAAACCCGATTTCTACGGTGAAAACGG GCTGTTCCCGAAAAACCAGTGCCAATGTGACGCCTTCGGGCATCAGGAAAGCTATAACTTGGAGGATGCCTACGACCCGCGTGACCTCCCCGCAGTGAACCTGAGGAGACAGGCTGAGCTCGAACACTTTCAGAGGAG AGAAGGGCTCCCTCGCCCACCGCCCCTGCTGGCTCAGCCCAACCTCCCCTTTGGGTACCCGGTCCACGGGGTGGAAGTGATGCCTCTACACACCATCCCCATCCCAG GCCTCCGGTTTGAAGGACCTGATGCTCCCATCTATGAG GTCACCCTGACAGCTTCTCTGGGGACACTGAACACCCTTGCTGACGTCCCAGACAATGTGGTGAAGGGCAGAGGCCAGAAGCAGCTGAACATTTTGACCAGTAGCCGGGAGCTTTTGAATTTCATCCTCCAGCATGTGACATACACGAGCACAGAGTACCACCTCCACAGAGTGGATGTGG ATGCAGAGTCAAACTTAATCTACCCCTCTGATTCCAAGCCCACTTCACCCGACAGAGTCTCACGGGGGCAGACATGTGCGTTTCAGAGGCAGTCAGCAGGTTGCTTCCGGAACACACAGCAGG TGAGTCTGGAGTCCAAGTCCTCAGTGGCCAAGTTTCCAGTGACCATCCGCTATCCTGTCATGCCCAAGTTATATGACCCTGGACCAG AGAGGAAGCTCCGAGACCTGGTGACCATTGCCACCAAAACCTTCCTCCGTCCCCACAAGCTGATGACCATGCTCCGGAGTGTTCGTGAGTACTACCCAGACCTGACGGTGATTGTGGCCGATGACAGCAAGGAGCCCCTGAAAATCACTGACAGCCACGTGGAGTATTACGCCATGCCATTTGGGAAG GGCTGGTTTGCTGGCAGGAACCTGGCCATATCTCAGGTCACCACCAAATATGTGCTCTGGGTGGACGATGACTTCATCTTCAACAGCAAGACCAGGATCGAGGCGCTGGTGGACGTCCTAGAGAAAACGGAACTGGACGTG GTAGGTGGCAGCGTGATTGAAAACACATTCCAGTTCAAGCTGTTGCTGGAGCAGGGGAAGAATGGCTACTGTCTCCACCAGCAGCCAGGATTTTTCCGGCCCGTGGATGGCTTCCCCGACTGCGTGGTGACCAGTGGCGTTGTCAACTTCTTCCTGGCTCACACAGAGCGACTCCAAAGAACTGGCTTCGACCCCCGGCTGCAGCGAGTGGCGCACTCAG AGTTCTTTATTGATGGGCTCGGGAGCCTGCTCGTGGGGTCCTGCCCACACGTGATCATAGGTCACCAGCCCCATTTACCAGTGATGGACCCAGAGCTGGCCACCCTGGAGGGGAACTACACCAGTTATCGGGCCAACACCGAAGCCCAGATCAAATTCAAGTTGGCTCTCCACTACTTCAAGAACTATCTCCAATGTGTCACCTAA
- the B4GALNT2 gene encoding beta-1,4 N-acetylgalactosaminyltransferase 2 (The RefSeq protein has 5 substitutions compared to this genomic sequence) — MTSYSPRCLSILKILMVLLVLSVGLFMFQSVFLDTDFSLLNSPIPSPTLDAQTLKLLPEKPDFYGENGLFPKNQCQCDAFGHQESYNLEDAYDPQDLPAVNLRRQAELEHFQRREGLPRPPPLLAQPNLPFGYPVHGVEVMPLHTIPIPGLRFEGPDAPIYEVTLTASLGTLNTLADVPDNVVKGRGQKQLNILTSSRELLNFILQHVTYTSTEYHLHRVDVVSLESKSSVAKFPVTIRYPVMPKLYDPGPERKLRDLVTIATKTFLRPHKLMTMLRSVREYYPDLTVIVADDSKEPLKITDSHVEYYTMPFGKGWFAGRNLAISQVTTKYVLWVDDDFIFNSKTRIEALVDVLEKTELDVVGGSVIENTFQFKLLLEQGKNGDCLHQQPGFFRPVDGFPDCVVTSGVVNFFLAHTERLQRIGFDPRLQRVAHSEFFIDGLGSLLVGSCPHVIIGHQPHLPVMDPELATLEGNYTSYRANTEAQIKFKLALHYFKNYLQCVT; from the exons CCCTAGATGTCTGTCGATCCTCAAGATATCGATGGTGCTTTTGGTCCTGAGCGTTGGACTCTTTATGTTCCAAAGCGTGTTCCTCGATACAGACTTCAGTCTCCTCAACTCACCCATCCCGTCCCCCACCCTGGATGCGCAGACGCTGAAGCTTCTACCTGAGAAACCCGATTTCTACGGTGAAAACGG GCTGTTCCCGAAAAACCAGTGCCAATGTGACGCCTTCGGGCATCAGGAAAGCTATAACTTGGAGGATGCCTACGACCCGCGTGACCTCCCCGCAGTGAACCTGAGGAGACAGGCTGAGCTCGAACACTTTCAGAGGAG AGAAGGGCTCCCTCGCCCACCGCCCCTGCTGGCTCAGCCCAACCTCCCCTTTGGGTACCCGGTCCACGGGGTGGAAGTGATGCCTCTACACACCATCCCCATCCCAG GCCTCCGGTTTGAAGGACCTGATGCTCCCATCTATGAG GTCACCCTGACAGCTTCTCTGGGGACACTGAACACCCTTGCTGACGTCCCAGACAATGTGGTGAAGGGCAGAGGCCAGAAGCAGCTGAACATTTTGACCAGTAGCCGGGAGCTTTTGAATTTCATCCTCCAGCATGTGACATACACGAGCACAGAGTACCACCTCCACAGAGTGGATGTGG TGAGTCTGGAGTCCAAGTCCTCAGTGGCCAAGTTTCCAGTGACCATCCGCTATCCTGTCATGCCCAAGTTATATGACCCTGGACCAG AGAGGAAGCTCCGAGACCTGGTGACCATTGCCACCAAAACCTTCCTCCGTCCCCACAAGCTGATGACCATGCTCCGGAGTGTTCGTGAGTACTACCCAGACCTGACGGTGATTGTGGCCGATGACAGCAAGGAGCCCCTGAAAATCACTGACAGCCACGTGGAGTATTACGCCATGCCATTTGGGAAG GGCTGGTTTGCTGGCAGGAACCTGGCCATATCTCAGGTCACCACCAAATATGTGCTCTGGGTGGACGATGACTTCATCTTCAACAGCAAGACCAGGATCGAGGCGCTGGTGGACGTCCTAGAGAAAACGGAACTGGACGTG GTAGGTGGCAGCGTGATTGAAAACACATTCCAGTTCAAGCTGTTGCTGGAGCAGGGGAAGAATGGCTACTGTCTCCACCAGCAGCCAGGATTTTTCCGGCCCGTGGATGGCTTCCCCGACTGCGTGGTGACCAGTGGCGTTGTCAACTTCTTCCTGGCTCACACAGAGCGACTCCAAAGAACTGGCTTCGACCCCCGGCTGCAGCGAGTGGCGCACTCAG AGTTCTTTATTGATGGGCTCGGGAGCCTGCTCGTGGGGTCCTGCCCACACGTGATCATAGGTCACCAGCCCCATTTACCAGTGATGGACCCAGAGCTGGCCACCCTGGAGGGGAACTACACCAGTTATCGGGCCAACACCGAAGCCCAGATCAAATTCAAGTTGGCTCTCCACTACTTCAAGAACTATCTCCAATGTGTCACCTAA
- the B4GALNT2 gene encoding beta-1,4 N-acetylgalactosaminyltransferase 2 isoform X2, with the protein MTSYSPRCLSILKISMVLLVLSVGLFMFQSVFLDTDFSLLNSPIPSPTLDAQTLKLLPEKPDFYGENGLFPKNQCQCDAFGHQESYNLEDAYDPRDLPAVNLRRQAELEHFQRREGLPRPPPLLAQPNLPFGYPVHGVEVMPLHTIPIPGLRFEGPDAPIYEVTLTASLGTLNTLADVPDNVVKGRGQKQLNILTSSRELLNFILQHVTYTSTEYHLHRVDVERKLRDLVTIATKTFLRPHKLMTMLRSVREYYPDLTVIVADDSKEPLKITDSHVEYYAMPFGKGWFAGRNLAISQVTTKYVLWVDDDFIFNSKTRIEALVDVLEKTELDVVGGSVIENTFQFKLLLEQGKNGYCLHQQPGFFRPVDGFPDCVVTSGVVNFFLAHTERLQRTGFDPRLQRVAHSEFFIDGLGSLLVGSCPHVIIGHQPHLPVMDPELATLEGNYTSYRANTEAQIKFKLALHYFKNYLQCVT; encoded by the exons CCCTAGATGTCTGTCGATCCTCAAGATATCGATGGTGCTTTTGGTCCTGAGCGTTGGACTCTTTATGTTCCAAAGCGTGTTCCTCGATACAGACTTCAGTCTCCTCAACTCACCCATCCCGTCCCCCACCCTGGATGCGCAGACGCTGAAGCTTCTACCTGAGAAACCCGATTTCTACGGTGAAAACGG GCTGTTCCCGAAAAACCAGTGCCAATGTGACGCCTTCGGGCATCAGGAAAGCTATAACTTGGAGGATGCCTACGACCCGCGTGACCTCCCCGCAGTGAACCTGAGGAGACAGGCTGAGCTCGAACACTTTCAGAGGAG AGAAGGGCTCCCTCGCCCACCGCCCCTGCTGGCTCAGCCCAACCTCCCCTTTGGGTACCCGGTCCACGGGGTGGAAGTGATGCCTCTACACACCATCCCCATCCCAG GCCTCCGGTTTGAAGGACCTGATGCTCCCATCTATGAG GTCACCCTGACAGCTTCTCTGGGGACACTGAACACCCTTGCTGACGTCCCAGACAATGTGGTGAAGGGCAGAGGCCAGAAGCAGCTGAACATTTTGACCAGTAGCCGGGAGCTTTTGAATTTCATCCTCCAGCATGTGACATACACGAGCACAGAGTACCACCTCCACAGAGTGGATGTGG AGAGGAAGCTCCGAGACCTGGTGACCATTGCCACCAAAACCTTCCTCCGTCCCCACAAGCTGATGACCATGCTCCGGAGTGTTCGTGAGTACTACCCAGACCTGACGGTGATTGTGGCCGATGACAGCAAGGAGCCCCTGAAAATCACTGACAGCCACGTGGAGTATTACGCCATGCCATTTGGGAAG GGCTGGTTTGCTGGCAGGAACCTGGCCATATCTCAGGTCACCACCAAATATGTGCTCTGGGTGGACGATGACTTCATCTTCAACAGCAAGACCAGGATCGAGGCGCTGGTGGACGTCCTAGAGAAAACGGAACTGGACGTG GTAGGTGGCAGCGTGATTGAAAACACATTCCAGTTCAAGCTGTTGCTGGAGCAGGGGAAGAATGGCTACTGTCTCCACCAGCAGCCAGGATTTTTCCGGCCCGTGGATGGCTTCCCCGACTGCGTGGTGACCAGTGGCGTTGTCAACTTCTTCCTGGCTCACACAGAGCGACTCCAAAGAACTGGCTTCGACCCCCGGCTGCAGCGAGTGGCGCACTCAG AGTTCTTTATTGATGGGCTCGGGAGCCTGCTCGTGGGGTCCTGCCCACACGTGATCATAGGTCACCAGCCCCATTTACCAGTGATGGACCCAGAGCTGGCCACCCTGGAGGGGAACTACACCAGTTATCGGGCCAACACCGAAGCCCAGATCAAATTCAAGTTGGCTCTCCACTACTTCAAGAACTATCTCCAATGTGTCACCTAA